In Magnetococcales bacterium, a single genomic region encodes these proteins:
- the pyrE gene encoding orotate phosphoribosyltransferase, protein MVHTLSSSRSEQFLRFAMDEKILLFGEFTTKAGRCSPYFFNAGLFNSGRTMARLARHYADTIQESGMAFDMIFGPAYKGIPLAVATAMALADHHGRDIPFTFNRKSVKEHGEGGSLVGAPLQGRVLIIDDVISAGTSIRESVDRIHAANAQPAGVVIALDRQERGSGDKSAVQEITELYHMPVLAIARLTDLLALLGDTPEQAGTHAAILAYRQRYGTETHPKND, encoded by the coding sequence ATGGTACACACTCTCTCTTCATCCCGCAGCGAACAGTTTCTGCGTTTTGCCATGGATGAGAAAATTCTCCTCTTTGGCGAGTTTACCACCAAGGCTGGCCGTTGTTCGCCCTATTTTTTCAATGCCGGTCTGTTCAACTCTGGCCGCACCATGGCCCGTTTGGCACGCCACTACGCCGACACCATTCAAGAATCCGGCATGGCCTTCGACATGATTTTCGGTCCCGCCTACAAGGGGATTCCCCTGGCGGTGGCCACGGCCATGGCCCTGGCCGACCATCATGGCCGGGATATCCCTTTTACCTTCAATCGCAAGAGCGTCAAGGAGCACGGCGAAGGAGGATCCCTTGTCGGCGCCCCTTTGCAAGGCCGGGTTTTGATCATCGACGATGTCATCAGTGCCGGCACCTCCATCCGGGAGTCCGTGGACCGCATCCACGCCGCCAACGCCCAACCCGCCGGGGTGGTGATCGCCCTGGACCGGCAGGAGAGGGGGAGCGGCGATAAAAGCGCCGTCCAGGAGATCACGGAACTCTACCACATGCCCGTCCTGGCCATCGCCCGGCTGACCGACCTGCTTGCGCTTCTGGGCGACACCCCGGAGCAAGCCGGCACCCATGCGGCCATTCTGGCTTACCGGCAGCGTTACGGGACGGAGACCCACCCAAAAAACGATTGA
- a CDS encoding septum formation initiator family protein: protein MDTNGSSTKWVWIGLCLLAANGWVQYMLWFGDQGLVRWRRSENQMMIVKKEIADISERIRRIKADILSLEKEPNVLEEVARRDMGLVYADEILFVFPEERKTTPGP, encoded by the coding sequence ATGGATACGAATGGTTCGTCAACCAAATGGGTCTGGATCGGTTTGTGCCTGCTGGCAGCCAATGGCTGGGTGCAATACATGCTCTGGTTTGGAGATCAGGGTCTGGTGCGCTGGCGACGCTCGGAAAACCAGATGATGATCGTGAAAAAGGAGATTGCCGACATATCGGAGCGTATCCGCCGCATCAAGGCTGACATCCTCTCCCTGGAGAAGGAGCCCAACGTCCTGGAAGAGGTGGCGCGGCGCGATATGGGACTGGTCTATGCTGACGAAATTCTCTTCGTTTTTCCCGAGGAACGCAAAACGACCCCGGGGCCATGA